A part of Heliangelus exortis chromosome 3, bHelExo1.hap1, whole genome shotgun sequence genomic DNA contains:
- the LOC139795567 gene encoding uncharacterized protein, whose product MPREVSWFPSSAAFVTFFAFLGLLVVMVVVGYCLVVMVAKAQDGRPKDQQCRDNKGKARAEQPWGKGHLLGLLPLPEDFAFLDPSEPLKTHDPTHLEMDGVHEIVHEFNRTIEDLIRHLKMSNCKTPEGSNISLTHIMTSEIRSSSNVLQSPSEELPTSTMTSEGSSSAEVSLPPLNDDDSWTTITDSDTSCSSRVSLSSLREECHTSILTSEDSFSTEPSLAPLNDDCWTAAIRGTDITCSSSVILSSSREDCHISIMSNEGSSSAEVPLYLPNDSGSWTTIITSDTSCSSQATLLKGADMADDTSIQLGLGHPRTNLVEQPGPDTLPPREEELLSCLEPDTMQQHQQEPEIHQGAPTSPLEVFSVHSSDTETPFPYHKGQETSEGTIPEIKLLRELGLLDDVDEAQNVPASAPPTSQPPKKGDVVLVPIVQDLPFLDETVRMELEAHIVKIKIQKRHGLHMSMLQCEQCL is encoded by the exons atgcccagggaagTGAGCTGgttccccagctcagcagccttCGTCACCTTCTTTGCCTTCCTGGGGTtgctggtggtgatggtggtggttgGCTACTGCCTCGTTGTGATGGTGGCCAAGGCCCAG GATGGGAGGCCAAAGGATCAACAGTGCAGGGACAACAAGGGGaaggccagagctgagcagccctggggcaaaGGCCATCTGCTGGGACTGCTTCCTCTGCCTGAAGACTTTGCCTTCCTGGACCCTTCGGAGCCCTTGAAGACTCA TGACCCCACACACCTGGAGATGGATGGTGTCCATGAAATAGTCCATGAGTTCAACAGGACCATCGAGGACCTAATAAGACACCTGAAGAT GTCCAACTGCAAGACACCTGAGGGCAGCAACATCTCATTGACTCACATTATGACCAGTGAAATCAGGTCCTCTTCAAATGTCCTTCAGTCCCCTTCAGAAGAGCTCCCCACTTCCACCATGACAAGTGaaggcagctcctctgcagaggtgTCTCTGCCCCCTCTGAATGATGATGACTCCTGGACTACCATCACAGACAGTGACACCAGCTGCTCTTCACGGGTCTCTCTGTCCTCTTTGAGAGAAGAATGCCACACTTCCATCCTGACTAGTGAAGACAGCTTCTCTACAGAGCCATCTCTGGCCCCTCTGAATGATGACTGCTGGACTGCTGCCATCAGAGGGACTGATATTACCTGCTCTTCAAGTGTCATTCTGTCCTCTTCGAGAGAAGACTGCCACATTTCCATCATGTCTAATGaaggcagctcctctgcagaggtgCCTCTGTACCTTCCAAATGACAGTGGCTCCTGGACTACCATCATTACCAGTGACACCAGCTGCTCTTCACAGGCAACTCTTCTGAAGGGAGCAGACATGGCTGATGACACCAGCATCCAGCTTGGCCTGGGGCATCCCAGGACCAACTTGGTAGAACAGCCTGGCCCAGATACTCTCCCACCCAGAGAGGAAGAATTGCTCAGCTGCCTTGAGCCTGATACtatgcagcagcaccagcaagaGCCTGAGATTCACCAGGGTGCTCCCACTTCACCTCTAGAGGTGTTCAGTGTACACTCCAGTGACACAGAGACACCTTTCCCATACCACAAAGGCCAAGAGACCTCGGAGGGCACCATCCCAGAAATTAAACTGCTGCGGGAACTGGGTCTGCTCGATGATGTGGATGAGGCACAGAATGTTCCAGCCTCAGCTCCTCCAACATCCCAGCCACCAAAAAAGGGTGATGTAGTTTTGGTTCCTATCGTGCAAGACCTGCCCTTCCTGGATGAGACTGTGAGAATGGAACTTGAGGCCCACATTGTCAAAATCAAGATACAGAAGCGCCATGGGCTGCACATGAGCATGCTGCAGTGTGAGCAGTGTCTTTGA